TGAAAGCTAGAGCACCGGCGAATGTGAACGCATCTCGAGGGGCGGCTCCGCAAGAGACGAGAACCGAGGTGAAACCCGCGAGTACCAGGAGAAAGGTTAGGAGGAGTGCGCCTATTTCTTGATTTCTTCTCTGTGCGAGGTGCATAACTCCTCCCTTTCGAGTACCGGTTTTAGCTTGAATGTTTGGCAAACTCCGCATTCGGAGCATGGACCTGTTCGGCAATCCTCGGTTGGAGTTTGACTCAAGGCCCTTTGGTATTCATTCCATAGGTATTCCTTGTTCACCCCGGAATTTATGTGATCCCAGGGGAAGACCTCATCACGGGAGCGCTCTCTATAGGCGTAAAAATCGAGGGAGACACCACTCTCTTCAAAGGCTTTTAGCCATTTATCGAAGTTGAATTGCTCGGTCCAGGCATCAAATCTGCAGCCTATCTTAAAAGCCCTTTCGATGACCTTGGATAATCTTCTATCACCTCTGGCCAAAGCGGCCTCCAGAACACTCAATTTGGGATCCTGCCATTTCAGGGAGATGTATCTGCTTTGGAGGTTTTTCCTTAAGAATTCGATCTTTTTCTCGAGTTCGGGGAGGGGATTCTGGGCAACCCATTGAAAGGGCGTGTGCGATTTTGGAACGAAGGAGGCTACGCTCAAGGTAACTCTAACTTTATTCCATTCCCTTTTGGGAGCGACAGAGAGCCCGATGTCCACTATCTTATGGGCGAGATCGACTATTCCCTGAAGATCTCCTTGGGTTTCTGTGGGTAGACCTATCATGAAATAGAGTTTTAACTTCCTCCAGCCCGATTCAAAGACATCTTTCAGGGTGGCTAAGAGATCTTCCTTGGTGAGGCACTTATTTATCGCGTCCCGGAGGCGTTGGGTTCCCGCCTCAGGGGCGAATGTGAGTCCCGTCTTCTTAACCCTTTGAATCTGACTCGCCAGTTCCACGGAGAAGGTATCCAACCGAAGGGAGGGGAGGGAGATGGAGATACCCTTTTGTGAGTGGTCGTCCATGAGCTTCTTCAAGGTTGGTTGGACGAGACTATAGTCGCTGGAGCTTAGGGAGACCAAGGATATCTCCTCATAACCCGTCTCCCGCAGCAGATCATTCGCCGCCCTGAGGATGAGTTTATGTGAACGCTCCCTCACCGGTCGGTAGATTATGCCCGCCTGGCAGAAGCGGCATCCCCTAGTGCAGCCCCTCATCACCTCCAGGGAGCATCTATCGTGGACGACATCCACATAGGGGACGAGGGGGAGCATGGGAAATTTGACATCGTTCAGATCCTTGACCGTCCGTTTTGAGACTCTTTTGGGGATGCCTCTGCAGTTGGGCTGGATTTTTTTGACCCGACCGGAGGGGTAGTATTCCACATCATAAAATTGGGGAACATAAATTCCCTCAATCCCCGCCAATCTTTTCAAAAGTTCCCCTTTTGCACCTTTGACCCTCGACCTTTTTCGACCCTCAACCCTCAACCTTCGACCTTTCTTATATTCCTCCACGAGCTCGAGGACGACCTCCTCGCCATCCCCGATCACGAACAGGTCGAAGAAGGGAGCAAGGGGTTCCGGGTTGAAGGCACAAGGACCTCCCGCAATGACCAGAGGATATCTTTCATCACGATCGGTTGCGTAAGGGGGGATTCCCGCCAAATCGAGGGCATTGAGGATGTTCGTATAGGTCATCTCATATTGAAGGGAGAAACCCAAGATATCGAAGGAAATTAGAGGTGTGCGAGATTCAAGGGCAAAGAGGGGAATCCTCCTTTCTCTCATGATCCTTTCCATGTCTATCCAAGGAGCATAGGCTCTTTCTGCGACCACATCGTCTTCGTCATTTAAAATCCCGTAAAGGATTTGTAGACCCAAATTGGGCAGGCCTATCTCATAGGCATCGGGATAGATCAGTGCGATCTTGAGATCGACCTCATGGTGTGGTTTGTGCACCGCATTCCATTCGCCGTCTATATATCTTGCGGGCCTTTGAACTAGCCGGAGTATCTTCTCCAGCGAATCACTTTTCACCCACGATCACCTTCGAAATATTTCTTTGCCAGCCTCCCCAATGCCACCGTGCCTCCATAGGCCACTCCGCTCTTGATTATCCATCCCGGACCCGGTAGGAGGTCAAGGAGTTGTCGAGCCAGAGCCCTAAAGGTGAACCCCGCCCCCACAACCGCCAGCAGCTCCTTACATCGAGCCAATGTGAGTTTCTCACCATGAATGGCTGCGATTTTGAGGATCATCCTTATCTGATTTGCGGTGAGGATGGGCATATCAGAGCCCGGCAGTATGGTTATCCCTCCAATGAGGGCATTTCTTGCGGCTGTTTCCCTGATCACCTTCTCTATTGCCGCTTCTCTGAAGGAAGGCAGTCTTGATGCCAGGGCGATTTCTTTGTTGCATCGATCCAGAATCTTCTGTATCAAGGTCCGTATCCCTAGACCCCTTTTGATGGATATGGAGACGATCCTTGTCGGTGATATTTCCAAAAATTGTTTGATTCGCTCACGGAATTCTTCAAAGCCAGAAGCATCGAAATCGTCTACGACGATGAGGAAAGGTTTCTTGAGTTCCGCCAGGCAGACGACAAAAGCCAGGGTATCTACATCAAATTGCTGGGTCATATCCAGCAAAATCAGGGCAAAATCTACGGCACAGGCCTCTTCTATGAGTTCCTCGGTCGATTTTCCCTCAAGTGTTAGGGTTTTAAAGATAGCCCTCTGTTCATGGGTGGGTGCAAGCTCTTCGATGAGCCCGGTGGCATCGACACCCTCCCTTCCGGCGACAAGGATGTTTACGTCCTTGGAGGCCTCCTTCCTCACCTGCCTTAGGGCTTTGGCGATTTTTCTCGTTTTGATGGGCAACTTGACCAAAGTAACCTCCCGTATAATGATTACACAGATTTTATTAGATTACACAGATTAAAACACAAATCTTTTAATCTGGCAGCTCTTATTGCCGAAATTGACTAACAAACCAACTTTTAAATTAGATGCCTTTAGATAAGAAAGCATTTGGTATTTAAAAACATCCGGAATATTGCCACTTACTGCCTTAATTTCAATTACAATCTTGTTTTCAACAACTAAATCTACAATGAAATTACCTACTTTTTTGCTTTGGTAAAAAACTTCAAATCGTTTCTCTGTTTCATGCTTTAACCCTTCTTTGTTAAAAGCTAATTTAAGTGCATTGTGATATATCTTCTCATTGAATCCTGGTCCTAACTCAGAGTGAACTCGATAACAACAGGCTATAATTCGTTCGGTAAGAGAGTCTCTGTTTTCCATAATCTGTGTAATCTGCTTTTTAATCAGTGTAATCAGACATTGTGGCTACTTGAACCTTCGTGCATAGATGTTGAGAAGTAGACCGGTGGCGATCAAATTGGTGATCATCGAGCTCCCTCCGTAACTGATGAAGGGAAGGGGGATGCCGGTGATGGGCATGATTCCCAAGTTCATTCCCACATTGACCAGAATTTGAAAAAGCCACATGGAAACGACACCGATGGCCATCAACGTTCCAAATAGATTCCTGGCCGTGGTGGCGATCCTTATCCCCCTGGCGATTATGACGGAATATAAACCGAGTAGGATAGCTGCGCCTAGGAATCCCAGTTCCTCCCCGATCACGGCGAAGATGAAATCGGTGTGGTGTGCCGGAACGAATCTCAAATTGGTTTGACTCCCCGAGAATAACCCTTTACCGAAGAACCCCCCAGAACCGATGGCGATTTTCGATTGGAGGAGGTGATAACCGGCGCCTAAAGGATCTATATCCGGGTTCAAGTATACGATCAGACGCTTCATTTGGTAATCTTTGAGTAAGTTGAAGTGGATTATGAGGAAGCAAATGAGAATGCCGATGGCGATAATGATCACATAGTTCCTGAGTGAAGTCCCCGCCACCAGGAGCATCCCCATAAGTATGGCTGCCAAAACGAGAGCAGTCCCCAAATCGGGCTGCTTAAAAATTAGGATAAGTGGTAGTGCAATATGGGCAAAGGCCAGGGATAGGTCTTTTGCTGAGGTTATCTCTCCCCTTCTGCTGGCCAGGAAGGCGGATAGGGTGATGATGAGCATGGCTTTGGCGAATTCCGAAGGTTGGAAGAGAAAGAAACCAATGGGTATCCACCTCTGGGCTCCCAACGTTGAACGCCCCACGAAGGAGACGGAAGCCAGCAAAATTATGTTGAGGATATAAATGGGTGTGGTATAAGGGCGAAGCCAATTATAGTCCAGGCAGGATATGGTCACTGCGACTAAGATGCCCAAGATAACCCAAGTGATCTGCCTCTTTAGATAGTAATATGGATCCTGTGCCTCCTGGGGATAAGTGGCACTATAAACCATGAGGGTTCCATAGCAAAGCAGGGCAATTACCGCAAGTATTAAAATGAAGTCGACTCGTCGCACGAGCTTAACCAAATCCACCTCTGCTCACTCCATTCGCGATTCAATTACAGGATTTACGCTCACACTCGTTTTGTGAAGCAATTAACAGCCAGTTTGTACCCTAGACATAATTCCAAAAGTAAGGCTTTAAAAATCCTAAATTCGAAAATTTAAACCAAAAGGGCATTTTTGGTGGAAATCAAGAGCCTTCTTCGCTTCAGATGAATTAATGTCTAACCCATAAACTCTAATCCCTGACTCCTACACTTATCGTGACACATCGATGACATCAACCGGTCCCGGTAGTGGCACGTTGAATATGTGACTCAAAATCCGTCTGGCTGCTGGAGCCGCCGTGGATCCACCGTGCCCACCCTGCTCAACAAGGACTACGGCTACGTATCGAGGATCATCCGCCGGTGCGTAGCATGCGAACCAGGCAAAGTCGTCTTTTCCAAAGACCTGGGCGGTACCGGTCTTTCCGGCCACGGGTACGGGGAAGCCCGCAAAGGCTCCACTCGCCGTTCCTTGAGAGACCACTCTCTTCAGAGCAATTTGCGTAGCACCGATGATCCCCGGGGGCAATTCCAATTTTCCCAATTCCTGCGGTTTAAATTCATAGGAAACCCTACCCTCTGGAGTTAAAAGAGCCTTGGCTACATGAGGTTTGTAAAGAATGCCGCCATTGGCGATTGCCGCATAAGCATTGGCCATTTGAAGCGGGGTGACCAGCAAATCGCCCTGTCCAATTGCGATATTTACCGTATCTCCTGGAAGCCAGATCCGGTATCGTGGATTATTCTTATATCGCTCCCTTTTCCAAGCTTTGTCGGGAACCCTTCCCTTGGCTTCCGAGGGGAGATCAATTCCGGTGAGGGTACCAAATCCAAACCTTCGTGACCATTCCTGGAACTTCTCCTGGGTTTTATGGAGCATATAACCAATTTCATAGAATACCACATCGCAGGAGTGGATGATTCCTCTGATCAAGTCGATTCCTCCGTGGCCGGAGCGTTTCCAACAAGATTTAGCCCAACGCTCGCCAAAGCGAGTCCATCTGCCGGTACATTTAAAGGCGCTTCTGGGCGAGACCAGATGCTCAGCCATTCCGGCCATCGCGGTGATGGGCTTAAAGGTCGAACCAGGGGGATATGAACACATTATCGCCCGGTTATTTAAGGGGAAATGGCTCGAGGGATCGTTTAACAGCGCCCACTCTTTGCTCGAAACCCCGCCCTTGAAAAGACGGGGATCATAGGAGGGATGACTCGCTAAAGCCAATAGCTCCCCGTTTCTGGGATCCATGACCACGACGGCTCCAGCGGCTGCATCTTTGTGCCCATGCCTATGAGCAGTTTCGATGGCGGCTGCCAGGGCTTCTTCGGCAGCCTGTTGTATGTCTGCATCTATGGTGAGCGTGAGGTTGTAGCCGGGTACAGGGTCCTTCTTGCTGAGAACCCTCAAGGGTCTTCCGGTGGCATCGACTTCTACTTGCCGTCCTCCCTTTCCGCCTCGCAAGACCGACTCGTACTGTCTTTCAACCCCGGTTTTACCGATGAAATCCCCTAAGCTGTGATGCTTATATTCTTCCTTTTTCAATTCTTCCTCCGAGATATCCCCAAGGTATCCAAGAATGTGAGCGGCGAGATTTCCTCTGGGATAGTCTCTAACGGATTCGATTTGAATATCAACCCCGGGAAACTCGGATTGATGCTCCTTGATATAAGCGAGGGTTCCTTCATCCACATTTTTCTTGACGATCACCGGTTTTAAGGGATCCTTCTTCTCTTTCAGCTTTTCCTCGATTTCGTGGATGCTTACACCAAGAACTTCGGCTAGCTGGGAGAGAACATCTCTTTTATCCTTCACGATGGAGGGATCCACGGAGATAGCGGGGCTGGGACGGTTTTCAACGAGGACATTTCCCTTGCGGTCGTAGATGGTTCCCCGGGGAGCATCCACGGCAACCAGTCTTATTCGATTTTCCTCGGCCAACTTGGCATACTTCTCACCCGCTAAAACCTGCAAAAACCAAAGCCTTCCCAATAACACGCTGAACACCAATAAAGCGAGTATGCCAAAGATGGCCACCCTTATGTGAATCTTTTCCGGGACCATATTCCCCTTCTTCCAGACATTTTAATCAATTTTAAAGCCGTTAAGATTCTTCTCTTGGATCTTTTAGGGATTCCGGATATCTCAATCAGGATGACCGTTACATTGTCGATTCCGCCTCGGTCATTGGCGGCTTCCACAAGTTTTTGGCAGAGGGTTTGGGGATTGAGATTCTCGCTCAAGATCTCCCCGATCTCTTTCTCCTTGAGCATTGAGGTCAGACCATCGGTGCACAAAAGGATCTTATCCTTAAGTCTCGATTCGGTGGAGAATAGGTCGATCTCAACGGAGGGGGTACCTAGGGCTCTGGTGAGCACGCTTCTCAAGGGGTGAATTTCTGCCTCCGATGGATTCAACCTTCCATCCCTAACCATCTGAGCGACCAGGGAGTGGTCCTCGGTAAGCCTTTGGAGTTTCCCGTCTCTGAATAAATACGCCCGGCTATCGCCGACATGTCCAATGTGTATCCTGTTCCTCGTGGGGACCACGACCGTGAGGGTGGTGCCCATTCCGGATCGACCGGGTTCTCCGGCTTCTTCCATGATCGCAAGGTTTGCCCTGTGGATGCTGGTCTTTATGCGTTTTTGCATGTTCATTCGGGAAGGCAATTCCTTTAAGCTTTTTTCCAGGCTTTTCAGGGCTATGGTGCTGGCTATCTCACCCGCTTGGTGTCCACCCATGCCATCAGCTACGGCGAAAACTCTCCCCGTGGCCAGGTAACCATCTTCGTTTATTTCCCTGACCCGACCGGCATCGGTCAAAGCGGCATATCTCAATTTCATCAATCCTCACTCCACGAACTCCAGAAGTGTCTTCCCAATTCTGATCCTGTCCCCTGATTTCAATTGAGCTGGTTTCGAAATTCTCTTTTCCCTCAAAAATGTACCATTTGTGCTGTTAAGGTCCTCGATGAGATAGGCTCCATCCTTTTCTAAGATGCGTGCGTGGATGTGGGAAACGAAGGAATTGGCGAGAACGATGTCATTATCGGGGGAGCGACCGATTGTTAAACCATCTCGAAGGGGGAAGACCTTGCCGATTTCCGCTGAACCTTCAAGGACGATTAACCGTGGATGGAGGGATTTGGCAGAGATATCTTTATAGATTACTACCACTATGAACAGTAAAAATAGATACAGAAGACCAACAAAGATGTATTTAAGAAGGAGGAGAACTAAATTAAACATCCTCCGAACTCCTGAACTCGAGCTCCGTGGTTCCCAAGGTTATAAGGTCTCCCTCTCGAAGCAGTTGCTTTTCTGTCCTCTTCCCATTGACGAATGTCCCATTGGTGCTCTTAAGGTCCCTTATTAC
The genomic region above belongs to Actinomycetota bacterium and contains:
- a CDS encoding Stp1/IreP family PP2C-type Ser/Thr phosphatase; this encodes MKLRYAALTDAGRVREINEDGYLATGRVFAVADGMGGHQAGEIASTIALKSLEKSLKELPSRMNMQKRIKTSIHRANLAIMEEAGEPGRSGMGTTLTVVVPTRNRIHIGHVGDSRAYLFRDGKLQRLTEDHSLVAQMVRDGRLNPSEAEIHPLRSVLTRALGTPSVEIDLFSTESRLKDKILLCTDGLTSMLKEKEIGEILSENLNPQTLCQKLVEAANDRGGIDNVTVILIEISGIPKRSKRRILTALKLIKMSGRRGIWSRKRFT
- a CDS encoding FHA domain-containing protein; the protein is MFNLVLLLLKYIFVGLLYLFLLFIVVVIYKDISAKSLHPRLIVLEGSAEIGKVFPLRDGLTIGRSPDNDIVLANSFVSHIHARILEKDGAYLIEDLNSTNGTFLREKRISKPAQLKSGDRIRIGKTLLEFVE
- the rodA gene encoding rod shape-determining protein RodA — encoded protein: MDLVKLVRRVDFILILAVIALLCYGTLMVYSATYPQEAQDPYYYLKRQITWVILGILVAVTISCLDYNWLRPYTTPIYILNIILLASVSFVGRSTLGAQRWIPIGFFLFQPSEFAKAMLIITLSAFLASRRGEITSAKDLSLAFAHIALPLILIFKQPDLGTALVLAAILMGMLLVAGTSLRNYVIIIAIGILICFLIIHFNLLKDYQMKRLIVYLNPDIDPLGAGYHLLQSKIAIGSGGFFGKGLFSGSQTNLRFVPAHHTDFIFAVIGEELGFLGAAILLGLYSVIIARGIRIATTARNLFGTLMAIGVVSMWLFQILVNVGMNLGIMPITGIPLPFISYGGSSMITNLIATGLLLNIYARRFK
- a CDS encoding DUF697 domain-containing protein, which codes for MPIKTRKIAKALRQVRKEASKDVNILVAGREGVDATGLIEELAPTHEQRAIFKTLTLEGKSTEELIEEACAVDFALILLDMTQQFDVDTLAFVVCLAELKKPFLIVVDDFDASGFEEFRERIKQFLEISPTRIVSISIKRGLGIRTLIQKILDRCNKEIALASRLPSFREAAIEKVIRETAARNALIGGITILPGSDMPILTANQIRMILKIAAIHGEKLTLARCKELLAVVGAGFTFRALARQLLDLLPGPGWIIKSGVAYGGTVALGRLAKKYFEGDRG
- a CDS encoding TIGR03960 family B12-binding radical SAM protein, with the translated sequence MKSDSLEKILRLVQRPARYIDGEWNAVHKPHHEVDLKIALIYPDAYEIGLPNLGLQILYGILNDEDDVVAERAYAPWIDMERIMRERRIPLFALESRTPLISFDILGFSLQYEMTYTNILNALDLAGIPPYATDRDERYPLVIAGGPCAFNPEPLAPFFDLFVIGDGEEVVLELVEEYKKGRRLRVEGRKRSRVKGAKGELLKRLAGIEGIYVPQFYDVEYYPSGRVKKIQPNCRGIPKRVSKRTVKDLNDVKFPMLPLVPYVDVVHDRCSLEVMRGCTRGCRFCQAGIIYRPVRERSHKLILRAANDLLRETGYEEISLVSLSSSDYSLVQPTLKKLMDDHSQKGISISLPSLRLDTFSVELASQIQRVKKTGLTFAPEAGTQRLRDAINKCLTKEDLLATLKDVFESGWRKLKLYFMIGLPTETQGDLQGIVDLAHKIVDIGLSVAPKREWNKVRVTLSVASFVPKSHTPFQWVAQNPLPELEKKIEFLRKNLQSRYISLKWQDPKLSVLEAALARGDRRLSKVIERAFKIGCRFDAWTEQFNFDKWLKAFEESGVSLDFYAYRERSRDEVFPWDHINSGVNKEYLWNEYQRALSQTPTEDCRTGPCSECGVCQTFKLKPVLEREELCTSHREEIKK
- a CDS encoding GxxExxY protein gives rise to the protein MENRDSLTERIIACCYRVHSELGPGFNEKIYHNALKLAFNKEGLKHETEKRFEVFYQSKKVGNFIVDLVVENKIVIEIKAVSGNIPDVFKYQMLSYLKASNLKVGLLVNFGNKSCQIKRFVF
- the mrdA gene encoding penicillin-binding protein 2; its protein translation is MVPEKIHIRVAIFGILALLVFSVLLGRLWFLQVLAGEKYAKLAEENRIRLVAVDAPRGTIYDRKGNVLVENRPSPAISVDPSIVKDKRDVLSQLAEVLGVSIHEIEEKLKEKKDPLKPVIVKKNVDEGTLAYIKEHQSEFPGVDIQIESVRDYPRGNLAAHILGYLGDISEEELKKEEYKHHSLGDFIGKTGVERQYESVLRGGKGGRQVEVDATGRPLRVLSKKDPVPGYNLTLTIDADIQQAAEEALAAAIETAHRHGHKDAAAGAVVVMDPRNGELLALASHPSYDPRLFKGGVSSKEWALLNDPSSHFPLNNRAIMCSYPPGSTFKPITAMAGMAEHLVSPRSAFKCTGRWTRFGERWAKSCWKRSGHGGIDLIRGIIHSCDVVFYEIGYMLHKTQEKFQEWSRRFGFGTLTGIDLPSEAKGRVPDKAWKRERYKNNPRYRIWLPGDTVNIAIGQGDLLVTPLQMANAYAAIANGGILYKPHVAKALLTPEGRVSYEFKPQELGKLELPPGIIGATQIALKRVVSQGTASGAFAGFPVPVAGKTGTAQVFGKDDFAWFACYAPADDPRYVAVVLVEQGGHGGSTAAPAARRILSHIFNVPLPGPVDVIDVSR